The Xenopus tropicalis strain Nigerian chromosome 2, UCB_Xtro_10.0, whole genome shotgun sequence genome window below encodes:
- the LOC116408605 gene encoding interstitial collagenase-like encodes MNPKLKANAFVEKIKEMQKFFRMTVSGKLDRDTLAMMKAPRCGMPDVSEYSKFPGNPRWKNTKLTYRIQNYTPDLPRQKVDEAIQRALKLWSDVAPLTFRKLTSGTADIMIKFAKRYRSIGQAEIKNQNVIFFSLRIQNYTPDLPRQKVDEAIQRALKLWSDVAPLTFRKLTSGTADIMIKFAKRSHGDFDPFDGPHGVLAHAFAPGNGIGGDAHFDEDEKWTNSAAEYNLFLVAAHEFGHSLGLGHSRDPNALMYPTYHYWNTGNFRLPQDDVKGIQSIYGRKK; translated from the exons ATGAACCCAAAATTAAAGGCAAACGCATTTGTGGAGAAAATCAAAGAAATGCAAAAGTTCTTCAGAATGACAGTTTCGGGGAAGCTGGACAGAGATACTCTGGCTATGATGAAGGCTCCTCGATGTGGAATGCCCGATGTGTCAGAATACAGCAAGTTCCCTGGAAATCCACGATGGAAAAACACCAAACTGACATACAG aATTCAGAATTACACCCCTGATCTCCCTCGCCAAAAGGTAGATGAAGCGATACAAAGGGCACTCAAGCTGTGGAGTGATGTTGCCCCACTGACCTTCAGAAAACTAACTTCGGGAACAGCAGATATCATGATCAAATTTGCAAAACGCT atcgcagcatagggcaggcaga aataaaaaatcaaaacgttatttttttctccttaagaATTCAGAATTACACCCCTGATCTCCCTCGCCAAAAGGTAGATGAAGCGATACAAAGGGCACTCAAGCTGTGGAGTGATGTTGCCCCACTGACCTTCAGAAAACTAACTTCGGGAACAGCAGATATCATGATCAAATTTGCAAAACGCT CACATGGAGATTTTGACCCTTTTGATGGCCCCCATGGTGTTTTGGCTCATGCATTTGCTCCAGGAAATGGAATAGGTGGGGATGCTCATTTTGATGAGGATGAAAAATGGACAAATAGTGCAGCAG aatataatTTGTTTCTTGTTGCCGCACATGAATTTGGTCATTCGCTGGGTTTGGGTCATTCTCGTGATCCAAACGCTTTGATGTATCCAACCTATCACTATTGGAACACCGGAAACTTTCGTCTACCCCAAGATGATGTGAAAGGAATACAGTCCATATATGGGAGAAAGAAATAG